From a region of the Babylonia areolata isolate BAREFJ2019XMU chromosome 25, ASM4173473v1, whole genome shotgun sequence genome:
- the LOC143299972 gene encoding uncharacterized protein LOC143299972, giving the protein MAHRAALFVLSLVLCRCTLTTSTLWQNSPLVSSCQIDDDNHEVQTQLVGEVSAGGCALQCQSRGWCNSFRFTARGRSCELCSMQFVDRNLLVDTGATKYYRATSEGCSLHEHFVWDRHSGLCVLVAYNQELRVTSWEDAREACSNRSLSLVSLHTPDRLHFLVRTLRYNQRFTDNAVDYFVGAARPASAWNTAWSGGVPDFRWLPGGQAVDTTYWASGQPDNEGNRDNVIVMKAGHQYSLADSKDKDNPHGLGYVCEK; this is encoded by the exons ATGGCCCACCGTGCTGCTCTCTTTGTGCTCTCCCTTGTATTGTGCAG GTGCACCCTCACGACCAGCACCCTATGGCAAAACAGCCCCCTGGTGTCTTCCTGCCAAATCGACGACGACAACCACGAGGTGCAAACGCAGTTAGTGGGGGAGGTGTCGGCCGGAGGATGCGCCCTGCAGTGTCAGAGTCGGGGCTGGTGCAACTCGTTCCGCTTCACTGCCCGGGGCAGAAGCTGCGAGCTGTGCTCCATGCAGTTCGTGGACCGGAACCTCCTCGTGGACACCGGCGCCACCAAGTACTACAGGGCCACCTCCG AGGGCTGCTCCCTCCACGAGCACTTCGTCTGGGACCGACACAGCGGGCTGTGCGTGCTGGTGGCGTACAACCAGGAGCTGCGGGTCACCAGCTGGGAGGACGCCCGGGAGGCCTGCAGTAACCGCAGCCTGAGTCTCGTGTCCCTGCACACCCCTGACCGCCTCCACTTCCTGGTCCGCACCCTGCGGTACAACCAAC GTTTCACAGACAACGCTGTGGACTACTTCGTCGGGGCAGCTAGGCCGGCCTCTGCCTGGAACACGGCTTGGTCCGGCGGTGTGCCGGACTTCCGGTGGCTGCCGGGCGGACAAGCCGTGGACACGACGTACTGGGCGTCTGGACAGCCGGACAACGAAGGGAACAGGGACAACGTCATCGTTATGAAGGCCGGTCACCAGTACTCTCTGGCGGACAGTAAGGATAAGGACAACCCACACGGTTTGGGCTACGTGTGTGAGAAATGA
- the LOC143299669 gene encoding actin-related protein 2/3 complex subunit 4-like: protein MAATLKPYLNCVKETLTAAMCVQNFDSQVVERHNKPEVEVKSSKELLLTPVVISRNEKERVLIESSINSLRISIAVKQADEIERILCHKFMRFMMMRAENFVVLRRKPVEGYDISFLITNVHTEQMFKHKLVDFIIQFMEEIDKEINEMKLAVNSRARISAEEFLKNF from the exons ATG GCAGCGACATTGAAGCCATACCTGAACTGTGTGAAGGAGACGTTGACTGCAGCCATGTGCGTGCAGAACTTCGACTCTCAGGTCGTTGAACGACACAACAAGCCAGAAGTCGAAGTCAA AAGCAGCAAAGAATTGTTGCTGACACCGGTGGTGATCAGccgaaatgagaaagagagagtgttgaTAGAGAGCTCCATCAACTCCCTGCGGATCAGTATAGCTGTCAAAcag GCTGATGAAATAGAGAGGATTCTGTGCCACAAGTTCATGAGGTTCATGATGATGAGAGCTGAGAACTTTGTAGTGCTACGACGGAAACCAGTAGAG GGCTACGACATCAGCTTCCTGATCACCAACGTGCACACGGAGCAGATGTTCAAGCACAAGCTGGTGGACTTCATCATCCAGTTCATGGAggagatcgacaaggagatcaaCGAGATGAAGCTGGCAGTCAACTCCCGTGCTCGCATCAGCGCTGAGGAGTTCTTGAAAAACTTCTGA